From the genome of Fusarium fujikuroi IMI 58289 draft genome, chromosome FFUJ_chr06:
ACCTAACGTATGATCTAGAGTACAATGTTAACCTGCAAAACTACCCTCTTTTCAATGTTGGCACTGCCGCAAGGCCTACCTTTGTCCCTGCTGAGTTCCTTGAGATCCAGCCTGGACAGTCAGTAAAGGCCAAGCTCAATGGTGCCGAGTCAACAGACATGGTGAACTTTGCTTGCCGAACGCCATATGCTAACGCCCTCTCTATTACTACAGATGCCCGACAAACCCTAGGCCTCGATGACGACATACTGGTATGTTTAGTGAAGTCCTGATGTAGGAAATGCTAACTCCTATAGGGTCATTTCGGTATCCAAGTCGGTCGGCAGCTCCTCACGGTCCAAGGACGTGTTCTCACCGTGCCTCGAGTTGCATACCTCGACCAGCAGAGGAGAACCAAAGCTATCGACCCGCGCAATGGGTCTTGGAATCTTAGAGATGTCAAGGTTGTCAAGCCCGGCCAACTTGTCAAAAAATGGAGTTACGTCAACCTCCTGTCCAACAGTAAATCTGAGCCCGTGGCAGCACAGTCGGTCCTCGCGTTCTCTCAGTTCATGAAGAAGACCATGAACATCGCTGTCAACGACCCCATTCCACCGCCCTTCCTGGCGGCTGACAGCCaggatgctgagaaggttCTTGGTTGGGCTCAGAAAAATCAGATTGAGATCATGCTCGTGATTCTTGACTCAACTGGCTCGGAACTCTatggcaagatcaagacttTAGGCGACTGCACCTACGGTGTTCATACCATCTGTGTTCAGGGTTTCCAGCTGCGCAAGGAAAACCCGCAGTATTTCGCGAATGTTGCTCTCAAGTGGAACTTGAAGACAGGTGGTGTGAACCACAAACTTCTGAATGAGGTCGGCTTGATCAAAGAGGGCAAGACAATGGTGGTTGGCTACGACGTTACACACCCCACCAACATGTCTGCTGACAAGAGCGATGCTGCACCCAGTTTGGTTGGCTTGGTGGCAACTATTGACCGGGACATGGGACAATGGCCAGCTTATTCCTGGGAGCAGTCGTCCAAGCAGGAGATGCTTGATGAGACCTTGACTGAGGCATTCAAGTCGCGCCTTGAGCTCTGGCAAAAGCACAACCAACAGGAGCTGCCAGACAACATTGTCATCTTCCGCGACGGTGTGTCGACTGGTCAATTCGCCCAAGTTCTTCGGGCTGAATTGCCACGCATCCGAATTGCCTGCAATGGCAAATACCCGAAGAACAAGGCTCCCAAGATCTCCATCATCGTTTCCGTTAAGCGACACCAGACTCGCTTTTACCCTACCTCGGAAGAAAATGCAATGGAAAAAAATCACAACATACAGAATGGCACTGTCGTCGACCGAGGTATTACGGAGGCTCGCTACTGGGACTTTTACCTCACCGCCCACGCAAGCATCAAGGGAACTGCCCGTCCTGCGCACTACACAGTGTTGCTTGACGAGATCTTCCAAGCCAAGTTCAAAAACGAGGCAGCCAACGAACTTGAGAAGTTTACTCACGAGCTTTGCTATCTGTTCGGACGCGCCACCAAGGCTGTGAGCATTTGCCCTCCCGCTTACTATGCAGACATTGTTTGCACTCGCGctcgagctcatcgaccTGAGTTCTTCGAGGAGACAGACGGTGAAAGTGTCATCAGCGCTGGATCAGCCGGGAACAAGGCAGTTCACCCCAGATTGATCAGCTCCATGTACTACATCTAAGGTGCTGTGACTTGTGGGCGCATAGTGCTTTTCGGAAGTTTGTGGGCTAATGGAGGAAGAGATGTTGCTTTCTGGATGGCCATTGTTGGCTGAGATGATAGATGGGTATTGTTTTACTTTCATTTGGGCTAATGACGGAAACACGAGGGtgcttctttttatagcGATTTTTGCTCTACATGGAAAATAGCGAGGTAGCTCTAGGTTGTTAATTGATTTTGACGAAAAGCAGAAGTTCTTACGACAGTTGGAACAACTCATTATGTTGCCTTTATGAGTCTTGAGGCAGATCATTGTTGTTGGAACAGAAGTCATCACATTGAGCTTTATCCAAGTCTTGCATGTTCTCTCCATCTCGTTAAAGAGAGGGTCGCATCCAGGCTTAGTGAGATCCATGCGAAAATGAACGATCAACAGGGGACCGGCCAAAACAATCACGTAGCAGATTCTTCGTCTTTACATTGGTTGGGTCTCCCATTCATTTCGCCTGTTGGCTTGTCGTGGAAGATGGCACTAGATCTGTATTTATTTTGCTGCGTGGGACGTAGGTAAATATTGCTCTCGTTACACTCTTGCTTGACATTTATTCTCCAGTAGGTCTAAGAGGGTTGCAGTAGTTAGTCGATCATCACTTATCACGGATATGTCCAGGCAGTTAATAGCCATTCTAGGTCCTTACCTTTAACGAGGAACAAACACCTCAGCCATCTGTCTCGCGAAGAGCATAGGTGGCTCGAACTCTGGGTAGATAGAGGTTGACGACTTGCTGGGCCCAAATGATCATACTGAGGCAATACCGAGCCATTAGCGATGGACTTGATAGCTAATGTTGCAGAGTTTCGTACCCAGCATCAAGCAGACAGTCTTACGAACGGTGCCCTTATAGCAAAGTGAGGCAATGCTGGTCAATAGAAGGCCGAAGTTGTTGATTGACGAATTCGGGAAACGAGTCAGGACGACGtaaatgagaagaagagttaGCTCAGTTTGTGATGGATTCGGAGGGGCATCATGACTCCTTTACCTGATCATGTCCAACCCTCCAAATTACATGGTGATGGCTGTGGTTTCTGCATGTTCCGGGAAGTTTCCACTAGCAATACGAATGTCATTTAAGAACTCAGAGACATCCTTGAATAAATTGAATGGCGTGAAAATAGCATCTGAAGTATGGTGTCGGGTCACATCTGTGGCATTCCATCTTGCAACAAGCCAAGCTTTCATCGTTCAATGCCCTCAATCTCTAAGGAACTCGGCTTTTCAATAGGCAGAATCATCATTTCATAAGTTGGCGACTGAATAGTTTCATCACATGAAGAGTTTTGAGTATCGCATGGTTTGCGTAGTCTTTTGGGCCTGTCGTCTGAGATAGAGTTTGTCTTGCTGGGAGGTCGTAGTGGATATTTAGCAGCAGACATTATGCTGCTTATATCAGTGGTGGCAGAACTATCATGTTGAAGATTGGTCGTGTGCAGGTAGTTTGCCTCACACGAGATTGAACAATTCTAGGTATAAAAGTGTGAGTTGGAAGAGCGATGGATCGGACAGAGATCTCGGTGCGTGAGAGGTACAAGAGGCTTAGCCAACTCGAGAGGATGATAACCGATATGTTGCTTCAAGAAAACTTTCATAAGCAGCATGGTATGAGAAAACACAAGGCAAATAACAGTGATATCTGTTGCTGTGGAATTGCTAAGAGACGTAGCAAAGTTGTATATTCTCCATCACCTATTTCATTCTCTCATTCCATTTTTGGTACGCAGTTGAACAGCCGAGTTTACTGGGGTTCACAGTTCGAAATATACGACATTATTCAACACATTATCTTAGTTTAGCCACGGCTCGCTGCAGAAGTGTTCTTGTCCCATTAATTTTATACCGACTGTCCCAGCCAGCAGTCACAACTCCGGGGTTGAGGTTTGAGACATCATATGCTTTCGCTAAGTAAACATATTTACGTTCAGTCTGTCGCATACCAAAATTAACAGATTCTTGATGACTGAACCCTGTCACCATTAAGCGTAGACGCTTATTGAGCAACAAATCACAATATTATCACTTCACTCTGCACTTTCTGGTTATTCTGGTGTTTGACTGTTTGTATTAGGTGTAGGTGAATACAGCCTATATAGTCCCAACGCTATTCCCTTTCAACGCCATTCCGATTCATGTTGTTGTCATGCCGAGGAGTGGAAAACTTAGATGGCCTCCTTGTGTACCTGTAGTTTCGGTTAGCATCATATAATCTAGTCGATCGTAATTCATGGAAGACTTACgtcggccttcttgtcgtGGGTGGTctcgtcaatcttgtcacCAAGGGCGTCCTTGGCAGCGGTGGCACTTCAGAGAGATGTTAGCAAGATGTTGTACCAGGGAGGTCAAGTGCTGTTGAGAGTGATAGAGTGAGGCTCAAGATGTATTCGTGGTGTCGAGGTCGTGAGGTGCTCGTTGGAGgtctggaggaggagcaggctgCTTACCGGGTGGAGATGGGGACGTTGCCGTCCTTAGCAACCTCCTTGTTGGCCTCCTTGGAAGCACCAGAGGTGGCCTGCTGAACGGTCTCAGCGACGTAGTTGCCGGCTTGCTTGAGGGACTCCATTGTGATAGTGGTTGGTGGTTTGGGTTGGTTGTTATTTGTGGGTGTTTGTGttgattgaagatgagagtgtgtgatgatggaagaagaagaagagattgaggtgGGAGAAGACGGGGTTTAAGTAGTGCTTGGAGAGATGTTTGGAGCGAAGGTTGCTTGCCTGTGATTCACGTTGAAGATGCAGGCACGCGTGGGCAAGGAGGAGCAGGCCGGAGAGAGGTCCGGAGGTAGCTCATGATAGAACCCCACACTGAATCACTGTGGCTTCTCTAGCAGAATGCACTCTTGTGATAGAGGGGCACTGCATCTGCCTCTCAGATCGTGATCGTGTGTGACGTCAGTTGCGGTATTGGAGCAGTCTGGATTGCGAATCTGCATAGCATACTACGTCATCGCAAGGATGGAAAAGTCCATTATGgagccaaaagccaagatatGTTGCCCAGCGCTGCAAAGCCCACTCTTGTTTCGATCCGGGGAGTGGCCTTGACTGACTTGTGATTCCCTCGATATCATTGGATGATAATAGACCGAGGAACGGGAAGCTTGATGATCA
Proteins encoded in this window:
- a CDS encoding probable glucose repressible protein Grg1, translating into MESLKQAGNYVAETVQQATSGASKEANKEVAKDGNVPISTRATAAKDALGDKIDETTHDKKADVHKEAI
- a CDS encoding putative argonaute-like post-transcriptional silencing protein QDE-2, which gives rise to MADRGGRGGRGRGGRGGGPQDGRGGGRGGPSGFSDSRGGRGRGDGYQGRGRGDGGRGDFRGGFSGPRGGRGGYDRGRGGPRGGRGGRGGYSSQPEGPAVFTTGGSIPQPDGDIAKLEDEVVRSNATSVAQLTSNMGKLTMEDKQNLGKFPPRPAFGSKGTPVILWANYYAVKTQAPALYKYTMTVKEIVPEGQEEAKERAPKTKGKGGKPGKPRESGPREVKGRKLYLVIKEALNELSKKDKNLLVATEFKSQLISLRKLNLEQDNTIRFNMPSSEGSEKTDVFEVVFNGPVEARVDDMLKYVYSKTGASDDGSDPSQAMTYPKFPDVIDALNVIFGFGPRSKLDEISAVGSSRFFAFGSDNRRNEVVLGRDRALKAARGYFQSVRLSTGRLLLNVNVTHGVFKIDGPCAKFFEGFGVTATQSPLMARKLKLLGRFLPKTRVWIKTKYGSKEVRRSKAIHGLVSIRDIKKQCRDKNPPKFRHTTDFAVGPGDVSFWLEDEGKGRYITVADFYKQKYNVNLQNYPLFNVGTAARPTFVPAEFLEIQPGQSVKAKLNGAESTDMVNFACRTPYANALSITTDARQTLGLDDDILGHFGIQVGRQLLTVQGRVLTVPRVAYLDQQRRTKAIDPRNGSWNLRDVKVVKPGQLVKKWSYVNLLSNSKSEPVAAQSVLAFSQFMKKTMNIAVNDPIPPPFLAADSQDAEKVLGWAQKNQIEIMLVILDSTGSELYGKIKTLGDCTYGVHTICVQGFQLRKENPQYFANVALKWNLKTGGVNHKLLNEVGLIKEGKTMVVGYDVTHPTNMSADKSDAAPSLVGLVATIDRDMGQWPAYSWEQSSKQEMLDETLTEAFKSRLELWQKHNQQELPDNIVIFRDGVSTGQFAQVLRAELPRIRIACNGKYPKNKAPKISIIVSVKRHQTRFYPTSEENAMEKNHNIQNGTVVDRGITEARYWDFYLTAHASIKGTARPAHYTVLLDEIFQAKFKNEAANELEKFTHELCYLFGRATKAVSICPPAYYADIVCTRARAHRPEFFEETDGESVISAGSAGNKAVHPRLISSMYYI